The nucleotide sequence AGAGCCGCTTTCTGCATGGAGAATCACCTGAGCCGGTAAACCTGAACTCCCTTAAGGTTCCCTGTATTGCCGAGAAAGCACTGATTTTTCTTTTCGCGGAACAGAACCTGATCTCCGAGGACCAGATGCGCTTGCTTGTTGAACAGCTCGATCTGGACAGGGAGTACATGCAGCAGACCCTGAGAGACAACGGACGTCCCCTGGACCTGGATCAGTACACCTTACCCTTTAAGTGAGTAATCGAAATGATCATAAATCTTGCCCTTTTTCTTACCGCCCTTATTAATCCCATAAGCAAGATCGCAGTTATATCCATGCTTCCCGAGTCAGCCAGCAAAAAAGTGGTGGAAAAAATCGCTCTGCGCTCGAGTCTGGTTGCTTTTGCCATGCTTATCGTTTTTGCTCTCGGCGGAAATCTGCTCTTTAAGTCGGTATTTCATATTGAGCTTTTCTCCTTCCAAAGCGTCGGGGGATTCGTTGTGTTTTTTTACGGCTTCATGGCCCTTCGGCAGGGGGTTTTCTTTGAAGTCTCTTCGCAGCAAAAGCTCATGGACCTCTCCATTGTTCCCATCGCCAGTCCCATGATCGCGGGCCCGGCCACAATAACTGCGGTAATCACCCTGTCTGCTCAACACGGTTTCGGCACGGTTACTATTGCCCTGGCCTTAGCACTGGGGGTGAATCTGGCGGCCATGCTGCTTTCCAGGGCAATTGCTAAGCCTCTGATTCACTTTAATCTCATGGGAGCCCTGATCCGGATCACCGGTCTTTTTGTTGCATCTATTGGCGTCGACATGTTGTTCACCGGAATCCGGTCTTTTGTGCAGACCTTATAGATCAGGAATCCGCCAGTTTCTTCAGCACCGTGCGCAGGGAACGCCAGCCTTTTACATGATACTTCGCTTTTGACAGGGCCATCCCGACCTTTATGGAATAGGCCTTATCCGGCACCACGTCAAAGAGGTCTTCGTCGGTATAATCGTCCCCCACGGCAAAGATAAAACCGTAGTCTTCGCCCCGCAGCCACTCCGAAGCGGCGATTCCTTTGTTAACAAAGGAATCCTTGACTTCAAGTACCTTGTTGCCGTCCAGGAGTCCGATATTCATATTCTCGATAACCGAATAGAGGGAATCCTTCAGCTCACCTACCCGTAAAGCAGCCAGATCCGGTTCGCAGCGGCGATAGTGCCACGCCAGAGAAAACTCTTTTTCTTCGATAAAGGAGCCGGGTGTGCGGTCGCTATAACTCTCAAGGATCGGACGGATTGCCTCTTTCCATTCGGTGGAAAAAAGCTCCGCCTTTTCCCACTTCTCATTCTTCATCTTTACCCAGCTGCCATGTCCGGCAGCCATCTCGACGGGGACACCGCTAAAGAAGCTTTCCAGGTCCCTGGGCTCCCGGCCGCTGATGACAACTACCCTGTTTCCCTTGCGTTCACACAATGCGCTAACAATCTGAAGCAGTTCATCATCGGGCCTGGCCTTTTCCGGGTTGTCCTGAAAGCCCACCAGGGTGCCGTCGTAATCGAGGAAGAAGATGGCGGTATCCGCATTTTTATACTCTGTAAGCATCTGGGTCTCAACGTTATCAATCATGTTTCGTGCCGACTGTACCCGCTGATATTCATGGACTTCTCCCAGCTTTGTAATGAAGTCCGTGGCCCAGAACCGCACATTATAGCGGGAAATTCTCCGCTTCATTATCGCATTCCGCCGCTTCTGGTCCTCTGCATCCATATTAAGGCCGCTGTGGATGGCGTCAGCAATTCCCTGCATATCGTTGGGATTGATCATCAGGGACTCACCAAGTTCATGCACCGCCCCGGCGGTCTCACTGAGAATCAAAACCCCGGTATCATCCTTCCGGGCAGCCAGGTACTCCTTGGCTATCAGGTTCATGCCGTCCCGCAGGGCGGTTACCAGGAGAAGATCGGCCTCCATGTACAAAGCCGTAAGATCCTCGAAGGAGAATGGACGATAAAAGAAGTGGATCGGTGTCCAGCCCAGGCTTCCGTGCTGTCCGTTTGCGGCGCTGACCAGCTCCTGGATCTCCTTCAGCAGGTCCTGGTACTCCTCGACCTCGGTCCTCGAAGGTGCGACAATCAGAAAGAGCTCCACCTTCTTGTGATATTCCGGATGCTGATCCAGGAACAGGGCAAAGCTTTTTATCCGCTCCGGAATTCCCTTGGTATAATCAAGCCGGTCCACCGAAAGAATTGTCCGCCTATCCGAAAGCTCACGTTTTACCTCGGCCCGGGCGCTGATTACCTCCTGGTTTGTATCAGCCTGGTTGTATTTCTCATAATCGATTCCCATGGGGAACACATCTGCCCGTACCAGACGCTGCCCCGCAGTCAAATAGCCGAGATTAAACTCGTATCCCAACAGCCTGCGGGCACTGGAGATAAAGTGGCGTACGTAATCATAGGTATGAAAGCCCAGAAGGTCGGCCCCCATCAGGCCCTCCATAATCTCCTCGCGCCAGGGCATAAGACGCATAATCTCGTAGGAGGGGAAGGGAATGTGCAGAAAAAAGCCCACCAGGGCATCGGGGAACTCCTCGCGAATCATCTGGGGCAGCAGCATAAGCTGATAGTCATGGACCCAGACGGTATCTCCCGGCTCTATGTAGGGTTTAAGTTCCTCGAAAAAGCGCTTATTAACCCGGGTATAGGTTTCCCACTGATCGGTGTGGTAGTGGGCCCGGTTGGGAAAGTAGTGAAAAAGAGGCCAGACAGCCTCGTTGCAGAACCCAAGGTAGAAGTCCTCAAAGTCCTTTCTGGAAATCTGAAAGGGCACACAGCTCTCTTCCCGTATCAGCGAGCGTTTAAGCTCCTCCGCATCAGCGCCGGAGACCTCCTCCTCATGAAGTCCGCTCCATCCTACCCACAGGCTGCCGCCCTCGTTATGGACGGAACTCAAGCCGGTTGCCAGACCGCCGATACTGCGCTCGAAACTGAATTCTCCGGTTTCCGGTTTCCGGTTAATAGTTACCGGAAGACGATTTGATACATAGATGATTTTTGCCATATACTCCTCAATACACGCTCGGAACCGGTTCCCGGGTAAGAATAAACTCACACATCAGGTTTGCCGCCCGGGAGGGCAGGGTCGCGCCAAGACTGACGATCCCCAGCTCCCTTTCGGGCAGGGCCGGTTCCGTATTAATAATAAACAATTCTCCAGTTGAAATTGCCCGCTGTACGCTCAACTCCTCAACGTGGGCAATACCGAATCCTATTTTTGCAAACTCTTCCAACAGGTCCATGCTCTCAAGTTCAATCGCAGGAACCACCTTGATTCCTCTGGATTGCAAAAAATGGTCCAGCAGTTTTCGGGTGGTGCTTTCTCCGTTCAGCAGAAGCAGCGGATAATTGACCAGCTCATCGATATCACAGCTTCTGTTTTGCAGGACTTCGTAGCGTCCGGACGCCACAAAAACATCCCGTACCGTACGAAAGAGCTGAATTTTGTACTGCCCGGGTCCGGCAGGCAGAGACACAATACCAAAATCGATGCTGCCGCTTCTCAGCAGAGAGAGGATCCCTGAGCTTGTGCGGTTTTTTACCTGGATCCTGATCCCCGGATACGCCTCGGCAAAGCTCTTGAAAATCGGAACCAGGTGATACCGGCAGATGGTGTCCCCTACTCCGATCCTTACCTCGCCGGAATCAAAGCCCGCCATTTCTTTCAGACTCCGTTCTCCTGCGGAGAAATTAAGAATTCCCTGGGCGATATGCCGAAAGAGGACCTCCCCCTCCTGACTGCGCCGGATTCGGCGGCCATCCCTTAGAAAAAGAGGGGTCCCAAGTCGGGATTCAAGGTTCTTGATAGCCTGACTCACCGCCGACTGGGTAATATGAAGCTCTTCCGCCCCTTTAGTAAAACTGCCGGCGACGGCGACACGATAAAAAATTTTATATAGTTCGTAGTCAATATCCATTAGCAGTACTTATCTTGGTAATAAATAACATTAATTTTACTAAAGTTCAAGATTCCGATAAGATAGGCCAAACAAAGCCCTTGGAACAGGAGGCCCCTGGATGGTCCGCCGAGTTTATGTAGAAAAATCACCCCCCTTTGCCCATGAGGTACAGAACACCGTACACGAGCTGCGTACCAGCCTGGGAATCACAGGAATAAGCAGCGCGCGGCTGCTCCATCGCTATGACATTGACGGTTTGACAGAGACGGAGTTCAGGGCCGCTGCAGAAACTATTCTTGCCGAAGCCCCGGTGGACACAGTCCATTACAAGCTGCCTCCCCTGACCAATAAAGATCACGTTCTGGCCATCGAGGCCCTTCCCGGACAATATGACCAACGGGCTGACTCCGCGGCCCAGGCAATTCAGTTGACAACCCATGCCGACCCGCCTGCTGTAGCCACAGCAGGAGTCTGGATATTCCGGGGAGAGCTGTCTCCGCAGGACCGTGCGGCCATTCGCTCATCCCTTATAAACCCCGTTGAATCCCGGGAAGCATCCCTGGAACTGCCGAAATCCCTGAAACTCAACGCTCCCGAGCCCGCCCCCATTCCCGCGATTACAGGGCTTACAGAAACCGGCGATCCTGATTTACGGAATATCATGAAGCGCTACGGGCTCGCCATGTCGGAAGCCGACCTTGCCCTCTGCCGGGACTATTTCCGGGACATTGAAAAACGGGACCCCACGGAAACGGAATTGAAGGTCCTGGACACCTACTGGTCCGATCATTGCCGGCATACCACCTTTTTAACCACTATCGAAATGGTCGACTTTGGCGAAGATCCGATATCCCGGCGTATAGAATCCACCTACCGGGAATACCTGGACAAGAAAAAGCGCTATTCTCCCCACAAACCGGTATCCCTGATGGACCTGGCTGTCATTGTCATGAAGAAGTTCCGGGCCGAAGGAAAACTCGAAGACCTGGAAGTATCGGAAGAGATCAATGCCTGCAGCATCCGGGTTGAGGCTAATATTGATGGCAAAAAAGAGCCATGGCTCATCATGTTCAAGAATGAGACCCATAACCATCCCACCGAAATTGAACCCTTCGGCGGAGCCGCTACCTGCCTGGGCGGCGCAATCCGGGACCCCCTGTCGGGACGATCCTATGTCTATCAGGCTATGCGGGTAACCGGAGCCGGGGATCCCAGGGTTCCAGTGAGCGATACCCTGCCGGGAAAGCTCTCCCAGCGGAGCATCTGTACCACGGCTGCCCGGGGTTACAGCTCCTATGGCAACCAGATCGGGATTGCCACCGGTACGGTCCATGAGTTTTATCACCCCGGCTATACAGCCAAGCGCATGGAGATCGGGGCGGTAATCGGCGCGGCTCCGGAGCGCAATGTCAGCCGGATGGAACCGGCCCCCGGAGACCTGATAATCCTGGTTGGCGGGCGAACCGGACGGGACGGCATCGGCGGCGCTACCGGATCGTCAAAGGAGCACTCCCAGGACTCCCTGGCCGCCTGCGGAGCCGAAGTCCAGAAGGGCAACCCGCCAACGGAACGCAAGCTGCAGCGCCTGTTCCGGGACTCCGGGTTCTCCCGGCGGATCAAGCGCTGTAACGACTTCGGTGCAGGCGGTGTGGCCGTTGCCGTTGGAGAACTGGCACCGGGACTGGATATAAATCTGGACGCGGTACCGAGAAAATACGAAGGACTGGACGGCACTGAACTTGCCATCTCCGAATCCCAGGAGAGGATGGCCCTGGTTATTGAAGCAGATGATCTGGACTTTTTTATCCGCCGGGCGGCAGAGGAAAACCTGGAAGCAACGCGCATAGCAGAAGTAACCAGTACCGGACGCCTTGTCATGCGCTGGCGGGGAGAGACCATCGTCGATCTTTCCCGGGATTTCCTGGATAGCAACGGCGCTGAACAGCGCAGCAGAGCGTTTATCGGCGGACCATTAACAGAGGCTTCCCCCTTCAATCTGGATGATCCGTCCTGTTCCGTTGGAGAGCATCTCCTGACAATCCTTTCGGGGCTGGACACTGCGGGGCAGTTGGGCCTCGGACAGCTCTTCGACTCAACCATCGGTGCCGGCAGCCTGCTGATGCCCTTCGGCGGCCGTACCCAGACCAGCCCTGCAGACGGCATGGCCGCCCTGCTTCCTCTGGAATCCGGCGAAACAAATACGGCAACCCTTATGAGCT is from Marispirochaeta sp. and encodes:
- a CDS encoding MarC family protein; amino-acid sequence: MIINLALFLTALINPISKIAVISMLPESASKKVVEKIALRSSLVAFAMLIVFALGGNLLFKSVFHIELFSFQSVGGFVVFFYGFMALRQGVFFEVSSQQKLMDLSIVPIASPMIAGPATITAVITLSAQHGFGTVTIALALALGVNLAAMLLSRAIAKPLIHFNLMGALIRITGLFVASIGVDMLFTGIRSFVQTL
- a CDS encoding bifunctional alpha,alpha-trehalose-phosphate synthase (UDP-forming)/trehalose-phosphatase; the protein is MAKIIYVSNRLPVTINRKPETGEFSFERSIGGLATGLSSVHNEGGSLWVGWSGLHEEEVSGADAEELKRSLIREESCVPFQISRKDFEDFYLGFCNEAVWPLFHYFPNRAHYHTDQWETYTRVNKRFFEELKPYIEPGDTVWVHDYQLMLLPQMIREEFPDALVGFFLHIPFPSYEIMRLMPWREEIMEGLMGADLLGFHTYDYVRHFISSARRLLGYEFNLGYLTAGQRLVRADVFPMGIDYEKYNQADTNQEVISARAEVKRELSDRRTILSVDRLDYTKGIPERIKSFALFLDQHPEYHKKVELFLIVAPSRTEVEEYQDLLKEIQELVSAANGQHGSLGWTPIHFFYRPFSFEDLTALYMEADLLLVTALRDGMNLIAKEYLAARKDDTGVLILSETAGAVHELGESLMINPNDMQGIADAIHSGLNMDAEDQKRRNAIMKRRISRYNVRFWATDFITKLGEVHEYQRVQSARNMIDNVETQMLTEYKNADTAIFFLDYDGTLVGFQDNPEKARPDDELLQIVSALCERKGNRVVVISGREPRDLESFFSGVPVEMAAGHGSWVKMKNEKWEKAELFSTEWKEAIRPILESYSDRTPGSFIEEKEFSLAWHYRRCEPDLAALRVGELKDSLYSVIENMNIGLLDGNKVLEVKDSFVNKGIAASEWLRGEDYGFIFAVGDDYTDEDLFDVVPDKAYSIKVGMALSKAKYHVKGWRSLRTVLKKLADS
- a CDS encoding LysR family transcriptional regulator codes for the protein MDIDYELYKIFYRVAVAGSFTKGAEELHITQSAVSQAIKNLESRLGTPLFLRDGRRIRRSQEGEVLFRHIAQGILNFSAGERSLKEMAGFDSGEVRIGVGDTICRYHLVPIFKSFAEAYPGIRIQVKNRTSSGILSLLRSGSIDFGIVSLPAGPGQYKIQLFRTVRDVFVASGRYEVLQNRSCDIDELVNYPLLLLNGESTTRKLLDHFLQSRGIKVVPAIELESMDLLEEFAKIGFGIAHVEELSVQRAISTGELFIINTEPALPERELGIVSLGATLPSRAANLMCEFILTREPVPSVY
- a CDS encoding phosphoribosylformylglycinamidine synthase — encoded protein: MVRRVYVEKSPPFAHEVQNTVHELRTSLGITGISSARLLHRYDIDGLTETEFRAAAETILAEAPVDTVHYKLPPLTNKDHVLAIEALPGQYDQRADSAAQAIQLTTHADPPAVATAGVWIFRGELSPQDRAAIRSSLINPVESREASLELPKSLKLNAPEPAPIPAITGLTETGDPDLRNIMKRYGLAMSEADLALCRDYFRDIEKRDPTETELKVLDTYWSDHCRHTTFLTTIEMVDFGEDPISRRIESTYREYLDKKKRYSPHKPVSLMDLAVIVMKKFRAEGKLEDLEVSEEINACSIRVEANIDGKKEPWLIMFKNETHNHPTEIEPFGGAATCLGGAIRDPLSGRSYVYQAMRVTGAGDPRVPVSDTLPGKLSQRSICTTAARGYSSYGNQIGIATGTVHEFYHPGYTAKRMEIGAVIGAAPERNVSRMEPAPGDLIILVGGRTGRDGIGGATGSSKEHSQDSLAACGAEVQKGNPPTERKLQRLFRDSGFSRRIKRCNDFGAGGVAVAVGELAPGLDINLDAVPRKYEGLDGTELAISESQERMALVIEADDLDFFIRRAAEENLEATRIAEVTSTGRLVMRWRGETIVDLSRDFLDSNGAEQRSRAFIGGPLTEASPFNLDDPSCSVGEHLLTILSGLDTAGQLGLGQLFDSTIGAGSLLMPFGGRTQTSPADGMAALLPLESGETNTATLMSFGFDPRISSWSPYHGAVYAVLQSVARIAAMGGDFRTVRLTFQEYFERLGNDPRRWGKPLAALLGAFHAQQALGAPAIGGKDSMSGSFENLDVPPTLVSFAVAPTTAERIISQELKQAGSNLVLLLVPRDAEGLPDLEAAAANYARIFEAGTDNILSAKCVGAGGIAASVTEMAFGNRLGVEFDESLNRDELFGLQYGSIILEIPAENRWRELFIGLDCRIIGRVLAEGAIRIGGKILPLNQVLETWKQALEKVFPMAASSAEKTENGTNDDGGCGAIPANPSISWPESFAKAAVSYAVPRVLIPVFPGTNCEYDSAAAFRRAGGSPEFAIVRNLNPQMVNESIARVAAALKNAQILMLPGGFSAGDEPEGSGKFIAAFFRNPALTDAVHEFLERDGLILGICNGFQALIKLGLLPWGRITQPKADSPTLTFNTINAHVSRFVQTRIENASSPWLKHTSSGELHWIPVSHGEGRFTAPPEVLDRLEASGQIAARYADLSGCPTMAGPDNPNGSMAAVEALVSPDGRILGKMGHSERWRPGLYRNIPGNKDQGLFKSGVEYFE